A genome region from Drosophila simulans strain w501 chromosome 2R, Prin_Dsim_3.1, whole genome shotgun sequence includes the following:
- the LOC6734016 gene encoding bromodomain adjacent to zinc finger domain protein 2B isoform X6: MNKNAGDGSDGKNSNKNSNAGGGGGAGGPHDPTGLLDAASLFAYWGRDPTGAAAAAASNPLFNSQFNAAAAAGLGLLPQAGGASANDRYSMAAAAAAAAGAHHHQNTMAVAASQAASLAGLHPASWWSMAQLAAQDYFSRLQASGLSPFPHPDLAAAFGPAGIGMGGGAGGAGAGGGGAGVLGQGGGGNGGSGNGGGGSSSGSSGSKSNKSRKEKRAAQQQQQQQQSLANSLNAAAAAAAAAAANNPAAALASMHGFGVGVPGTSIPSVSTGSGSISTNSGGHGSYKSTASAYGKPSTMTSSSMANNPGSAYDPVTLHKELLAMQAVAAAASGSGSSGSSGKKSGGGGSSSSSMHGLGMGIGGGGGMMSSGKASTSVSASNSSLGGMHPSLTSSNPLMSPHAGLGSSSSSSSKDRDKNNPSLNALNSLSQFGALGMTPQQSMQAAMNAFAASTGVSPSATVTSSPHHSSQQQQQMGGNSSTSGSGKSSSKDYMMGTGSEHPSLLGVRLPPDTEIIKYTSSIVGPKIPGTTSRGRKKTISETEQQTTQQQQKQQHQAEQHLLQQQQQAQKELDSTKNAISSLLAFPGLSPAKRARLEMEYAAMAAAAQQQHQQAQQQHQAQQQLHGMLGAAGIPGMAGLVGLPGMSGNPLDQLTVSKASSSTAPTTSTSSSSAGSNLLNQSNSDRVEVIKLPPTITSNGAYNLSSKGKEVHDLTTDMAPTSGGVNLSLKSNASSSALTPSGAVGSASNPITIDDFDAPLNLSMKPSDKSNSSSSNAAAGGSSSSSAALANLASDYQAASSGQSGNSLQSLSSITAALGGTGGMPGGSISGSGGTSPAPAGAGSGATGGGSASGGSGGGSSSYKEGRPRNLGRGVSKPKKNTVASLLAQSRAVGLKPMLATQQLLQQGADIEKIRLALSEANAHMETSTDSESVAAESGLSESESEDANILNVAELRVPLELGWKRETVIRGLTKQGQIRGEVTYYAPGSTTPLKSNGQVFAILEQQPSNLSRENFSFSARAIVGSFLQPAPPPYANDGEYIRMTDEDVAKRLEDLKVFTRQTLNVEQRIEIAKQQQAMRDAKKLQKEELARNKEKARQEKNSKLEQQRKDKELKNQQAVEERKKRQEELDRLKQEELLKKQQEKEKRRQEAILAKEQELQKQKEMLLAAEMERERRRQHMSLIRMLELRRKFEDREKKKHQLVLDRLLLRERRMAERKRDAEILQLIRRPNEDSEMPQELVIPELDRIAGNRLPGQAMADLLMVFEFLHNFGETLGFDMESLPSLQNLHDALMSDSNADAEEELLSVMTHLLVCAIEDPGVPNPGRHTTLLGQSLRNADITNSNVSEILRIYLYATATGEVRQMHGITVDRERERRVPDHHQLDSDTTTHSHSVKNQEYYKLLHENDTWKLSQSLKDRPFVALNPTRKAQMLAHLCNDLLMNKAVLRQIDGSLETCAQMRKEKYMTDMKVRKYKALHMRKARIEAYERAQAEREAAMQALMAQQKLDAERLKAEEEAKAAAAEEAAAAVGTDGEATKGGSPNGEKPEDGDPNEEGAAKEPQQQQPMEVDGVVDEESLVSPAKTIIQADNSLTPSKQDMPTPTYQINGSSTPTTSGVTGGDMNALLQAKKSGARNSINDEHHHDVSIIDDDLSDLDSEITNVEEDEDNRLSADELQKKLDKIVRASLNCKEALEKSTNQLRAACFGQDRFWRRYWKLPKAGGIFIEALESAQNDICGYHEALEGMDDKKDANDEKENTENEKDVAAEPSEQPMEVDESITKLEDGVPAPDVEMPETNQQNAHQDEEDDDDDVTEINKVEPEIVDLGDDDDDAAPPLPKIEPPRPEIKVKSEMELMGPPPTTMISTKTDFEAEIKIPAMPGILMPPTLNNNNTNNNNNNNGSDNCDKLETGLGLGQQQQNFSQSVIKTEDVKKEDDCIIVSTSSVDDTPKWFSIVRREVPLISELPAEEGGVVGQELQISYANQNCSAQLQLQGHPWDLINNMQYYSIPMDECKVDTSKLGNECIFSLSGLDEKQMLAKVEEYKAHKVESKNGLGSPHRHHETKDDEEQAKLKLDKEIDTEMETDADELAGKEKFFRLRSDAPPDTGGGASEGTDVKPKIELRLDEALSQAYYHNIANMSLSSVQTYIPIDIPLPLSMTPDEHRLLEQVKLSGFPERVHGVYVPRRQRYGWWQLDDEQKLRQLLKTLNPSGLRERELQENLQRFLGLEQPLGVNYKLKSDIDFPEEFLMPDKKGDWNPKVAKRVELALIEQLESLEDKVASASMQLKNWQLPNRVESELTLDSQEDVTEEDFVSIIPMIRERIIDLEANIERRYLKPPLGSQTGDAHLAVIAQNQHTSTQTQNSASAAAYLLQMQQQQQQQQLAQQQQQQGSGAGNSMNPSSFNERTMALAAAAAATGPGNATGGANSAVVAGATPCESGSGEPNSGNVSPASNCDSDRDEKVEQIPKGLVQWRDAVSRSHTTAQLAMALYVLESCVAWDKSIMKAVLLRVREQGHQ; the protein is encoded by the exons ATGAACAAAAATGCCGGCGATGGCAGCGATGGCAAaaactcaaacaaaaactCGAATGCAGGAGGGGGTGGCGGAGCCGGGGGGCCACACGACCCCACCGGCCTTTTAGATGCAGCCTCCCTGTTTG CATACTGGGGACGTGATCCCACTGGAgcggcggctgcagcagcCTCCAATCCGCTCTTCAACTCGCAGTTCaatgccgccgctgctgccggaTTGGGTTTATTGCCACAAGCCGGAGGCGCCTCTGCCAATGACCGTTATTccatggcagcagcagcggcggctgcggcggGAGCCCATCACCACCAGAACACGATGGCGGTGGCCGCTTCCCAGGCCGCCAGTTTGGCCGGTTTGCATCCAGCAA GCTGGTGGTCAATGGCCCAGTTAGCTGCCCAGGATTACTTCAGTCGCCTGCAAGCCTCGGGTCTTTCCCCCTTTCCACATCCCGATCTGGCGGCTGCCTTTGGACCAGCTGGGATAGGAATGGGCGGCGGTGCTGGTGGAGCGGGTGCTGGAGGTGGTGGAGCAGGTGTACTCGGCCAGGGCGGCGGTGGAAATGGCGGAAGTGGCAACGGTGGTGGTGGATCCTCATCGGGCTCTTCCGGAAGCAAGTCAAATAAGTCGCGCAAGGAGAAGCGagccgcccagcagcagcaacagcaacagcaaagtCTGGCCAACAGTCTAAATGCGGCAgctgcggcggcagcagcagcagcagccaataATCCAGCAGCCGCGCTGGCCAGCATGCATGGTTTTGGTGTAGGAGTTCCGGGCACGAGCATTCCGTCGGTCAGCACAGGTAGCGGATCAATATCCACAAATAGTGGAGGTCATGGAAGTTACAAG AGCACGGCCAGCGCTTATGGTAAGCCCTCGACTATGACGAGCAGCAGCATGGCTAATAATCCGGGCTCTGCCTACGATCCGGTGACCCTGCACAAGGAGCTGCTGGCCATGCAGGCCGTGGCAGCCGCTGCTTCCGGCTCAGGATCAAGCGGTTCCTCAGGCAAGAAGTCTGGTGGGGGTGgttcctcatcctcctcgaTGCACGGCCTTGGAATGGGAattggcggcggcggtggcatgATGTCCAGTGGCAAAGCTTCGACCAGTGTGAGCGCAAGCAACTCATCATTGGGAGGAATGCATCCCAGTTTAACTAGCAGCAATCCGCTGATGTCGCCCCATGCCGGCTTGGGCTCCTCGTCTTCATCATCGAGCAAGGATCGTGACAAAAACAATCCCTCGCTCAACGCTCTTAACTCGCTCTCACAGTTTGGAGCGCTGGGAATGACGCCACAGCAGAGCATGCAGGCGGCAATGAATGCTTTTGCAGCCAGCACAGGTGTGTCGCCATCCGCCACGGTAACGTCCTCGCCGCATCACTCttcccagcagcaacagcaaatggGAGGCAACAGTTCGACGTCGGGATCGGGCAAGTCCAGTTCCAAGGATTACATGATGGG TACTGGAAGTGAGCACCCATCTCTGCTCGGAGTTCGTTTACCACCGGACACGGAGATAATCAAGTACACGTCCTCGATTGTGGGACCCAAGATTCCTGGTACTACCTCGCGCGGTCGCAAAAAGACTATTTCCGAAACAGAACAGCaaacaacacaacaacaacagaaacaacaacaccaagCAGAACAACACCTActccaacaacagcaacaagcaCAAAAAGAGCTCGACAGCACCAAAAATGCCATTTCCTCTCTGCTTGCATTTCCAGGTCTCAGTCCCGCGAAGCGGGCTAGACTCGAAATGGAGTACGCGGCGATGGCTGCGGCCGctcaacagcagcatcagcaggctcagcagcaacaccaggcgcagcagcaactccacGGGATGCTCGGAGCAGCCGGTATCCCGGGAATGGCTGGTCTGGTCGGTCTGCCTGGCATGAGTGGCAATCCCCTCGATCAGTTGACTGTAAGCAAGGCGAGTTCTTCAACGGCGCCCACAACCAGTACCAGTTCCTCCTCAGCAGGGAGCAACCTGCTCAACCAGAGCAATAGTGATCGCGTGGAGGTAATCAAACTGCCACCAACAATCACTTCAAACGGAGCCTATAATCTCTCAAGTAAGGGAAAAGAGGTGCACGACCTCACCACCGACATGGCCCCCACCTCTGGCGGTGTGAATCTCAGCCTAAAGTCCAATGCGAGCTCCAGCGCCTTGACGCCCAGCGGTGCCGTCGGCTCGGCCAGCAATCCCATTACCATCGATGACTTTGACGCACCACTTAATCTTTCCATGAAGCCCTCGGATAAGAGCAATAGTAGCTCgtcaaatgcagcagcaggggGCTCCTCCTCTTCCAGCGCAGCGTTGGCTAACTTGGCGAGCGATTATCAGGCAGCGTCCAGTGGTCAAAGCGGTAATAGCCTGCAGAGTTTGAGCTCTATTACAGCTGCTTTGGGTGGAACGGGAGGTATGCCTGGTGGTTCCATTTCCGGCAGCGGAGGAAcctctccagctccagctggtGCCGGATCAGGAGCCACGGGTGGTGGTTCGGCATCTGGTGGATCCGGCGGTGGATCGTCCTCTTACAAAGAGGGAAGACCTCGTAACCTGGGACGCGGCGTATCCAAGCCCAAGAAGAACACTGTAGCTTCGCTGCTGGCTCAATCTCGAGCTGTGGGCCTTAAACCTATGCTGGCCACCCAACAACTTCTTCAGCAGGGTGCTGATATT GAGAAAATCCGCCTGGCACTGAGCGAAGCCAATGCCCATATGGAAACTTCTACGGACTCCGAAAGCGTGGCGGCCGAAAGTGGTCTTTCGGAGTCTGAGAGTGAGGATGCCAACATCCTGAATGTAGCGGAGCTAAGAGTCCCACTGGAATTGGGCTGGAAGCGGGAGACGGTGATTCGTGGACTGACTAAGCAAGGTCAGATCCGTGGAGAGGTCACCTATTATGCACCAGGAAGCACGACGCCGCTAAAGAGCAACGGACAGGTTTTTGCT ATCCTGGAGCAGCAGCCATCGAATCTAAGTCGTGAAAACTTTAGTTTCTCCGCGCGAGCCATTGTCGGTTCATTCCTGCAGCCCGCACCACCGCCGTACGCCAATGATGGCGAGTACATACGAATGACGGACGAGGACGTGGCCAAGCGGCTAGAGGATCTGAAGGTCTTCACCCGCCAGACACTTAACGTGGAACAGCGCATTGAGATCGCCAAGCAACAGCAGGCGATGCGTGATGCCAAGAAGCTGCAAAAGGAAGAATTGGCCAGAAATAAGGAGAAGGCACGGCAGGAGAAGAACTCCAAGTTGGAGCAGCAGCGCAAGGACAAGGAGCTCAAGAATCAGCAGGCTGTTGAG GAGCGCAAAAAGCGTCAGGAGGAGCTAGATCGCCTTAAGCAAGAGGAATTGCTTAAGAAGCAACAG GAGAAAGAAAAGCGTCGTCAGGAGGCCATTTTAGCTAAGGAACAG gaactacaaaaacagaaagagaTGCTTTTGGCTGCCGAAATG GAACGAGAACGTCGCCGCCAACACATGAGCCTCATTCGAATGTTGGAGCTTCGTCGGAAATTCGAGGATCGTGAAAAGAAGAAACACCAGCTGGTGCTGGACCGTTTGCTTCTGCGTGAACGTCGTATGGCGGAGCGAAAGCGAGATGCGGAGATTCTGCAGTTGATAAGGCGTCCAAATGAGGACTCCGAAATGCCACAAGAATTGGTAATCCCTGAGCTGGATAGGATTGCCGGCAACAGACTTCCCGGTCAGGCAATGGCCGATTTGCTCATGGTCTTTGAATTCCTACATAACTTCGGGGAGACTCTAGGCTTCGACATGGAATCACTGCCGTCGCTTCAGAACCTGCACGATGCTTTAATGAGCGATAGCAACGCGGATGCGGAAGAGGAGTTGCTGTCGGTGATGACGCATCTATTGGTTTGTGCCATTGAGGATCCAGGTGTTCCCAATCCCGGCAGACACACCACTTTACTGGGACAATCGCTACGCAATGCGGACATCACCAACTCGAATGTATCCGAAATCTTGAGGATTTATTTGTATGCTACGGCCACAGGTGAAGTGCGACAAATGCACGGAATCACTGTGGATCGTGAGCGAGAGAGAAGGGTGCCGGATCATCATCAACTAGATAGCGataccaccacccactcacactcGGTAAAGAACCAGGAGTACTATAAGCTTCTGCATGAAAACGACACCTGGAAGTTGTCGCAATCGCTGAAAGATCGTCCCTTCGTTGCGTTGAATCCCACCCGTAAAGCCCAAATGTTGGCCCATCTTTGCAACGACCTGCTCATGAACAAGGCCGTGTTGCGCCAGATTGATGGAAGTCTGGAAACGTGCGCCCAGATGCGAAAGGAGAAATATATGACGGACATGAAGGTGCGCAAGTACAAGGCTCTCCACATGCGCAAGGCTCGAATCGAGGCCTATGAACGTGCACAGGCGGAGCGTGAGGCGGCTATGCAGGCGTTGATGGCACAGCAGAAACTGGACGCAGAACGTCttaaggcggaggaggaaGCCAAGGCTGCGGCGGCAGaggaagcagcagctgcagtggGCACAGATGGAGAGGCAACCAAAGGTGGCTCACCCAATGGCGAAAAGCCGGAAGATGGCGATCCGAATGAGGAGGGAGCCGCCAAGGaaccccagcagcagcagccaatgGAAGTGGATGGCGTGGTCGATGAGGAATCTCTTGTAAGTCCGGCCAAAACCATCATTCAAGCGGACAATAGTCTGACGCCCAGCAAACAGGACATGCCCACACCCACCTACCAAATTAATGGATCCAGCACACCTACCACAAGTGGTGTCACTGGAGGCGACATGAATGCTCTGCTGCAGGCCAAGAAAAGCGGGGCCCGAAACTCCATCAACGATGAACACCACCACGATGTTAGTATTATCGACGATGATCTTTCCGACTTGGATTCGGAGATCACGAATgtggaggaggacgaggacaaTCGCTTGAGTGCCGATGAGTTGCAGAAGAAGCTCGACAAGATTGTCAGAGCTTCACTGAACTGCAAGGAGGCACTGGAGAAGAGCACAAATCAGTTGAGAGCTGCGTGCTTCGGACAGGATCGGTTCTGGCGTCGCTACTGGAAGTTGCCCAAGGCTGGAGGTATTTTCATTGAAGCACTTGAGTCGGCCCAAAATGATATTTGTGGTTATCATGAGGCATTGGAGGGCATGGATGACAAAAAGGATGCAAACGACGAGAAAGAGAACACCGAAAATGAGAAAGATGTTGCGGCTGAGCCCAGTGAGCAGCCAATGGAAGTGGATGAGTCTATTACAAAACTGGAAGATGGTGTACCAGCTCCGGACGTCGAGATGCCTGAAACTAATCAACAGAACGCACATCAAGATGAGgaagatgacgatgatgatgtgACAGAAATCAACAAGGTGGAACCGGAAATTGTTGATCTGggcgatgatgacgacgatgcAGCTCCCCCACTGCCCAAGATAGAACCTCCCAGGCCAGAGATCAAAGTTAAGTCAGAGATGGAGCTGATGGGTCCACCACCCACGACTATGATATCCACTAAGACAGACTTTGAAGCTGAAATTAAAATACCCGCTATGCCCGGCATCCTGATGCCGCCTAccctcaacaacaacaacaccaataataacaataacaacaatggaAGCGACAACTGTGATAAGTTGGAAACTGGTTTGGGACtaggacagcagcagcagaacttTAGCCAGTCTGTGATCAAGACGGAGGATGTGAAAAAAGAGGATGACTGCATAATAGTTTCTACATCCAGTGTTGACGATACACCAAAGTGGTTCTCCATTGTCCGGCGGGAGGTTCCACTGATCAGCGAGCTGCCTGCGGAGGAAGGAGGCGTGGTGGGCCAGGAACTGCAGATCAGCTATGCAAATCAGAACTGCTCtgcccagctgcagctgcaaggTCATCCGTGGGATCTGATCAACAACATGCAGTACTACTCGATTCCGATGGACGAATGCAAGGTGGACACCAGCAAGCTGGGCAACGAGTGCATTTTCTCGCTGAGTGGCCTCGATGAAAAGCAGATGCTAGCCAAGGTGGAGGAGTACAAGGCCCACAAGGTGGAGTCAAAAAACGGCCTGGGCTCTCCTCATCGCCACCACGAGACTAAAGATGATGAGGAGCAGGCCAAGCTGAAGTTGGACAAGGAGATCGACACCGAAATGGAAACAGATGCAGATGAGCTGGCTGGCAAGGAAAAGTTTTTTCGCTTGCGCTCTGATGCACCCCCGGATACGGGAGGAGGGGCCAGCGAGGGAACCGATGTGAAGCCCAAGATTGAGCTTCGTTTGGATGAGGCATTGTCACAGGCATATTACCACAACATAGCCAACATGTCCTTAAGCAGTGTTCAGACGTATATACCCATCGATATTCCTCTGCCGCTTTCCATGACCCCCGATGAGCATCGTCTGCTGGAGCAGGTTAAGCTGTCAGGTTTTCCGGAACGAGTTCACGGAGTTTACGTGCCCCGCAGGCAGCGCTACGGATGGTGGCAGTTGGACGATGAACAGAAGCTGCGCCAGCTGCTCAAAACTCTTAATCCGTCCGGATTGAGGGAGCGTGAACTGCAGGAGAATCTTCAACGTTTCCTCGGACTGGAACAGCCATTGGGTGTGAATTATAAGCTGAAATCGGACATCGATTTTCCAGAGGAATTCCTAATGCCCGACAAGAAGGGCGATTGGAATCCCAAGGTGGCCAAACGTGTGGAGCTTGCCCTTATCGAACAACTCGAATCGTTGGAGGATAAGGTGGCCAGCGCTTCCATGCAATTGAAGAACTGGCAATTGCCCAACCGCGTGGAGAGTGAACTCACCTTGGACTCGCAGGAGGATGTCACCGAAGAGGATTTCGTCAGCATCATACCCATGATCCGAGAGAGAATCATCGACTTGGAGGCAAATATCGAAAGACGTTACTTGAAGCCGCCGTTGGGCTCGCAGACAGGCGATGCCCATTTGGCGGTGATTGCCCAGAACCAGCATACATCCACCCAGACGCAGAACTCCGCATCGGCAGCAGCATATCTCCTGcagatgcaacagcagcagcagcaacagcagttggcccaacagcagcagcaacagggtTCGGGCGCGGGAAATAGCATGAATCCCTCATCCTTCAACGAGCGTACTATGGCactggcggcggcagcagcagctacggGACCAGGAAACGCAACCGGAGGAGCCAACTCGGCAGTCGTGGCAGGAGCCACGCCCTGCGAATCGGGCAGCGGAGAACCGAACTCCGGCAACGTGTCACCGGCCAGCAACTGCGATAGCGATCGGGACGAGAAGGTGGAGCAGATACCCAAGGGATTGGTGCAGTGGCGGGACGCAGTATCCCGATCGCACACCACCGCCCAGCTGGCGATGGCCCTGTACGTCCTGGAATCCTGCGTGGCCTGGGACAAGAGCATTATGAAAGCG GTACTGCTACGAGTGCGTGAACAAGGCCACCAATGA